Proteins co-encoded in one Kutzneria chonburiensis genomic window:
- a CDS encoding MarR family winged helix-turn-helix transcriptional regulator, with product MTPNVVRSNDDIAGRLQMAISAISHRMKTRAASDELTPTRLVTLATVAEHGPLRISDLADRVGISAATMSRLVDWLVEHALLTRTCSTKDLRVSNVALSPQGEALLERMRGIRTGYLAERISRLPADQVRALADALEVLEDFATGSEQERH from the coding sequence GTGACGCCCAACGTAGTGCGTTCCAACGACGACATCGCCGGCCGGCTGCAGATGGCGATCAGCGCCATCTCGCACCGGATGAAGACACGCGCCGCGAGCGACGAGCTGACGCCGACCCGGCTGGTCACCCTGGCCACCGTGGCCGAGCACGGGCCGCTGCGCATCAGCGACCTGGCCGACCGGGTCGGCATCAGCGCGGCCACCATGTCCCGCCTGGTGGACTGGCTGGTCGAGCACGCGTTGCTCACGCGCACGTGCAGCACCAAGGACCTGCGGGTCAGCAATGTCGCGCTGAGCCCGCAGGGCGAGGCCCTGCTGGAACGGATGCGCGGCATCCGCACCGGCTACCTCGCCGAGCGGATCAGCCGGCTGCCAGCCGATCAGGTGCGTGCGCTGGCCGACGCGCTCGAGGTGCTGGAGGATTTCGCGACGGGCTCGGAACAGGAGCGGCACTGA
- a CDS encoding MSCRAMM family protein — protein sequence MDSSLIRGRVVGADGALIGRAALTLIDAAGRQVGRTSSEVDGTYHFNVAASGGHVLIVTAPGHQPQAVTVMVAPDGARIDVTLTGTSGLSGLVHSATGAPVPSAAVTLADGRGEVVASRVTGADGGYSFDDLVAGSYTLAVSAPALRPVAMTVTVPATGRVTQDVELAGGARVRGVVRTNGSSHPVEARVTLVDAAGTVIAATSTETDGSYAFEDVPEGDYTIIATGYPPAASALRIGGGNQSRHDIELSF from the coding sequence ATGGACTCCTCGCTCATTCGCGGCAGGGTGGTCGGCGCGGACGGCGCGCTGATCGGCCGGGCCGCGCTCACGCTGATCGACGCGGCGGGGCGGCAGGTCGGCCGGACCTCGTCCGAGGTCGACGGCACGTACCACTTCAACGTGGCGGCCAGCGGCGGCCACGTGCTGATCGTGACGGCGCCGGGACACCAGCCGCAGGCTGTCACGGTGATGGTGGCGCCCGACGGCGCCCGCATCGACGTGACGCTGACCGGCACCAGCGGACTGTCCGGCCTCGTGCACTCGGCCACCGGCGCGCCCGTGCCGTCGGCGGCGGTCACGCTGGCCGACGGCCGCGGCGAGGTCGTCGCCTCCCGCGTGACCGGCGCGGACGGCGGCTACTCGTTCGACGACCTGGTCGCCGGCAGCTACACCCTCGCCGTCAGCGCCCCGGCGCTGCGGCCGGTCGCCATGACCGTCACGGTGCCGGCCACCGGCCGTGTTACGCAGGACGTCGAACTGGCCGGCGGCGCGAGGGTGCGCGGTGTCGTGCGGACCAACGGCAGCAGCCATCCCGTCGAGGCGCGCGTAACGCTCGTCGACGCCGCCGGCACGGTCATCGCCGCGACCAGCACCGAGACCGACGGCAGCTACGCCTTCGAGGACGTGCCCGAGGGCGACTACACGATCATCGCGACCGGCTACCCGCCGGCCGCCAGCGCCCTGCGGATCGGCGGCGGCAACCAGAGCCGGCACGACATCGAGTTGAGTTTCTAA
- a CDS encoding YceI family protein, whose translation MSQGVNALVRTGDGWAVQHAVLTVTDLSGNQVARSGADQDGAVSTAALPAGTYTAILTAAGYAPVARTAMVTASGSAPLGTVTLNRVGGVELPPPGVWTIDPAHSSINVSARHLGMSSVRGRFDAFSGTVEVAHPVEHSSVSAVIQAASVDTNNKMRDDHLRSKDFLDVEQHPVITYRSTGLSQLSEERWTLDGELTLNGITRSVPLDLTYLGTGPDSWGGTRAAFHAVTELHRDDFAITYNQVLRAGIGAIGATLRVEIDIQAVQGDTLPGA comes from the coding sequence ATGAGCCAAGGCGTCAACGCGCTGGTCCGCACCGGCGACGGCTGGGCCGTGCAGCACGCGGTGCTCACCGTCACCGACCTGTCCGGCAACCAGGTCGCCCGCAGCGGGGCCGACCAGGACGGCGCGGTCAGCACCGCCGCGCTGCCCGCCGGCACGTACACCGCGATCCTCACCGCCGCCGGCTACGCGCCGGTCGCGCGCACCGCGATGGTCACCGCCAGCGGCTCCGCGCCGCTCGGCACCGTCACGCTCAACCGTGTCGGCGGCGTCGAGCTGCCGCCGCCCGGCGTGTGGACCATCGACCCCGCGCACTCCTCGATCAACGTCTCCGCGCGGCACCTGGGGATGTCCAGCGTGCGCGGCCGTTTCGACGCCTTCAGCGGCACGGTCGAGGTCGCGCACCCGGTTGAGCATTCCTCGGTCAGCGCCGTGATTCAGGCCGCCAGTGTCGACACGAACAACAAGATGCGTGACGATCACCTGCGCTCCAAGGACTTCCTGGACGTGGAGCAGCATCCGGTGATCACCTATCGGAGCACCGGTCTCTCCCAGCTGTCCGAGGAGCGCTGGACCCTGGACGGGGAGCTGACCCTCAACGGCATCACCCGGTCCGTGCCGCTGGACCTGACCTATCTCGGCACCGGGCCCGACTCCTGGGGCGGCACTCGGGCCGCGTTCCACGCCGTGACCGAGCTGCACCGCGACGACTTCGCCATCACCTACAACCAGGTGCTGCGGGCCGGTATCGGGGCCATCGGCGCGACGCTGCGCGTGGAGATCGACATCCAGGCGGTGCAGGGCGACACGCTGCCCGGCGCCTGA
- a CDS encoding nitrate- and nitrite sensing domain-containing protein, translating into MTPSSGRHELAIRAIGWRLRRVADWPLRTKLAVVLLTPTVVAVVLGATQVSAELSLAGQSAQLAGLVAVQGRATAVVHGLQGERDLAVVPGAARPDVIAARAQVDGAIAAFDTELTANPDVAATDEVVTAELNLANLTAARKAADTPDTGRLTSLDNYSVIIASLLAVGVTEPNDAGDPLVSTAAAALAVVGKAIEQVQVEKTVLAAATAGYALPAGGTGRIRVAGALADNALAELTRELTPERRAAYADTVGTTALTQLAQLRDDAVTRMESGRPPGLATSAWQQAAQLVTSRLTTFEGSLSQSLRGAVEGLGVSSRTSSLRDTALIIGALLLGLAIALYFAATMVHPLWTLRRRALEIAEHELPGVIDRIAHDTAEVGRLRPAPVEVTTTEEIGQVARAFDEVHSAAVRLAVEQAALRHSVNEIFVNLSLRTQSLVQSQLKMIDVMEADELDPDQLGRLFKLDHLATRMRRNSENLLVLAGAGLRRSTSQPVSVTDLVRAAVSEIEQYNRITLAPAPDAVVIGSAVSDIVHLLAELLDNATSYSPPDTPITVACSEDPDGTLRIRVADEGVGLPPAELAGLNRQLAAEAPLEAVSSRRMGLFVVSRLAARRRIAVRLTANVGAGTVAEVELPADLLRPDEPPTEPALSPGTMEVPRQRNFAMATVIAARRHFAERRSSPEVSAEPSEEPVWPVDEPTEGTPIYESVASAWFRSTGRQRDDRTWRTDTDSIWRTGDPLDKPVSAGLTAAGLPRRIRGALLLRGSAPKAAEPHHTTGKATP; encoded by the coding sequence TTGACCCCCTCCAGTGGGCGTCACGAACTGGCGATTCGCGCGATCGGCTGGCGGCTGCGTCGGGTTGCGGACTGGCCGCTGCGCACCAAATTGGCGGTGGTGTTGCTGACGCCCACCGTCGTCGCCGTGGTGCTGGGCGCGACGCAGGTCAGCGCCGAGCTGAGCCTGGCCGGCCAGTCGGCCCAGCTCGCCGGCCTGGTGGCGGTGCAGGGCCGGGCCACCGCCGTCGTGCATGGCCTGCAAGGGGAGCGGGACCTCGCGGTCGTGCCGGGCGCGGCCCGTCCGGACGTGATCGCCGCGCGGGCCCAGGTCGACGGCGCCATCGCCGCGTTCGACACCGAGCTGACGGCCAACCCGGACGTCGCCGCCACGGACGAAGTCGTGACGGCCGAATTGAATCTCGCCAACCTCACCGCGGCCCGGAAGGCCGCCGACACACCCGACACCGGCCGCCTCACGTCGCTGGACAACTACTCCGTGATCATCGCGTCGCTGCTCGCGGTCGGCGTGACCGAGCCCAACGACGCCGGCGATCCGCTGGTCAGCACGGCTGCGGCGGCGCTGGCCGTGGTGGGCAAGGCGATCGAGCAGGTCCAGGTGGAGAAGACCGTGCTGGCCGCCGCGACCGCCGGTTACGCCCTGCCGGCCGGCGGGACCGGCCGGATCCGCGTCGCCGGAGCGTTGGCCGACAACGCGCTGGCCGAGTTGACGCGGGAACTCACGCCCGAGCGGCGGGCCGCCTACGCCGACACGGTCGGCACAACCGCCCTGACCCAGTTGGCCCAACTCCGCGACGATGCGGTGACCCGCATGGAATCCGGGCGACCGCCGGGCTTGGCGACATCGGCGTGGCAGCAGGCCGCCCAGCTGGTGACCAGTCGCCTGACCACGTTCGAGGGCTCGCTGTCCCAGTCGCTGCGCGGCGCGGTCGAGGGCCTGGGCGTGTCGTCACGCACGAGTTCGTTGCGCGACACCGCACTGATCATCGGGGCGCTGCTGCTGGGACTGGCCATCGCGCTGTACTTCGCCGCGACCATGGTCCATCCACTGTGGACACTGCGGCGGCGGGCGCTGGAGATCGCCGAGCACGAGCTGCCCGGCGTGATCGACCGGATCGCCCACGACACCGCCGAGGTCGGCCGGCTGCGGCCGGCCCCGGTCGAGGTCACCACCACCGAGGAGATCGGCCAGGTGGCCCGGGCCTTCGACGAGGTGCACTCGGCGGCCGTGCGGCTGGCCGTCGAGCAGGCGGCGCTGCGGCACAGCGTCAACGAGATCTTCGTGAACCTGTCGCTGCGCACCCAGAGCCTGGTGCAGAGCCAGCTGAAGATGATCGACGTGATGGAGGCCGACGAGCTCGATCCGGACCAGCTCGGCCGGCTGTTCAAGCTGGACCACCTGGCCACCCGGATGCGGCGCAACAGCGAGAACCTGCTGGTGCTGGCCGGTGCCGGGCTGCGCCGGTCGACCAGCCAGCCGGTGTCGGTCACCGACCTCGTGCGGGCCGCGGTGTCCGAGATCGAGCAGTACAACCGGATCACGCTGGCGCCCGCGCCGGACGCGGTGGTGATCGGCTCGGCGGTCAGCGACATCGTGCACCTGCTGGCCGAGCTGCTGGACAACGCCACCTCCTACTCACCGCCGGACACGCCGATCACCGTGGCGTGCAGCGAGGATCCCGACGGCACGCTGCGCATCCGGGTCGCCGACGAGGGCGTCGGGCTGCCGCCGGCCGAGCTCGCCGGGCTCAACCGGCAGCTGGCCGCCGAGGCGCCGCTCGAGGCCGTGTCGTCCCGGCGGATGGGCCTGTTCGTGGTGAGCCGGCTGGCCGCCCGGCGGCGGATCGCGGTGCGGCTGACGGCCAACGTCGGGGCCGGCACGGTCGCCGAGGTCGAGCTGCCGGCCGACCTGCTGCGCCCGGACGAACCCCCGACCGAGCCGGCATTGTCGCCCGGCACCATGGAAGTGCCGCGGCAGCGCAACTTCGCGATGGCCACGGTGATTGCCGCCCGTCGGCACTTCGCCGAACGCCGGTCGTCGCCGGAAGTGTCGGCCGAGCCGTCCGAGGAGCCCGTGTGGCCGGTGGACGAGCCGACCGAGGGCACCCCGATCTACGAGTCCGTCGCCTCGGCCTGGTTCCGGTCGACCGGGCGGCAGCGTGACGACCGCACCTGGCGTACCGACACCGACTCGATCTGGCGCACCGGCGACCCACTCGACAAGCCGGTCTCCGCCGGCCTGACCGCGGCCGGCCTGCCGCGGCGCATCCGGGGTGCGCTGCTGCTGCGCGGCAGCGCGCCCAAGGCGGCGGAGCCGCACCACACCACTGGAAAGGCAACCCCGTGA
- a CDS encoding roadblock/LC7 domain-containing protein yields MTSLNLSTSDEFTWLLSSFTRGTPGAAHTVVVSSDGLLLSGSDSLPRDRADQLAAVVSGLQSLTNGAANLFEGGEVDQTVVEMRRGLLLTMTVSEGSCLAVLASPDSDIGVLAYEMMALRQKVGRLLTPELRANVESAP; encoded by the coding sequence GTGACCTCCCTGAATCTGTCCACATCGGACGAATTCACCTGGCTGCTCAGTTCGTTCACCAGGGGCACGCCCGGCGCCGCGCACACCGTCGTCGTCTCCAGCGACGGGTTGCTGCTCAGCGGCTCCGACTCGCTGCCGCGCGACCGCGCCGACCAGTTGGCCGCGGTCGTGTCCGGGCTGCAGAGCCTGACCAACGGCGCCGCGAACCTGTTCGAGGGCGGCGAGGTCGACCAGACGGTGGTCGAGATGCGCCGCGGCCTGCTGCTGACCATGACCGTCAGCGAGGGCTCCTGCCTGGCCGTGCTGGCGTCGCCGGACAGCGACATCGGCGTGCTGGCCTACGAGATGATGGCGTTGCGGCAGAAGGTCGGGCGGCTGCTCACCCCGGAGCTGAGAGCGAACGTGGAGTCGGCGCCGTGA
- a CDS encoding GTP-binding protein, with translation MVTGGFAVGKTAFVAAASEIEPLTTEAEITGPVAGSSAAKSTTTMALDFGRLTLDGSALYLFGTPGQRRFWFMWDGIATGATGAVVLVDCARLEESFAAVDHFEQFGVPFVVAVNGTGDHDEIRAALRLRPSAPIVDCDVRERSAVQDVLIALVEHASQVTS, from the coding sequence ATGGTCACCGGCGGGTTCGCCGTCGGCAAGACGGCTTTCGTCGCGGCGGCGTCGGAGATCGAGCCGCTGACCACCGAGGCCGAGATCACCGGGCCGGTGGCCGGGTCGTCGGCCGCCAAGTCCACCACCACGATGGCGCTGGACTTCGGCCGGCTCACCCTGGACGGCTCGGCGCTGTACCTGTTCGGCACGCCGGGGCAGCGCCGGTTCTGGTTCATGTGGGACGGCATCGCCACCGGTGCCACGGGCGCGGTGGTGCTGGTCGACTGCGCCCGGTTGGAGGAGTCCTTCGCCGCCGTGGATCACTTCGAGCAGTTCGGCGTGCCTTTCGTCGTCGCCGTCAACGGCACCGGTGATCACGACGAGATCCGTGCCGCGCTACGGCTTCGGCCCTCCGCACCGATCGTGGACTGCGACGTCCGCGAGCGTTCTGCCGTGCAGGACGTGTTGATCGCCCTCGTCGAGCACGCGAGTCAGGTGACGTCATGA
- a CDS encoding MHYT domain-containing protein, translating into MTMNMQQMSMGAWTLVLAALTSFAGSLIGLACAARAHRHRGHRVAVVWTACAAVAIGGVAIWLMHFIAMYGFAVDGSPVRYSVWLTVVSAAVSVGVVGLGLSLVTLRRASTPRLICAGALTGIGVAFMHYLGMAAVRFQGDIGYDPLLVAVSLVIAVVAATAALWFTIVVRATLARLGAGAVMAVAVTGMHYTGMAAVHVVMIPTQTLPPAVDGFDLVFPVFLASGLIVAALLWALFTTGTPGLDRPSTHAVR; encoded by the coding sequence ATGACCATGAACATGCAGCAGATGTCGATGGGCGCGTGGACCCTCGTGTTGGCCGCCCTCACCTCGTTCGCCGGCTCGTTGATCGGCCTCGCCTGCGCCGCGCGGGCCCATCGCCACCGTGGCCACCGCGTCGCCGTGGTGTGGACGGCGTGCGCCGCCGTCGCCATCGGCGGCGTGGCCATCTGGCTCATGCACTTCATCGCCATGTACGGCTTCGCCGTCGACGGCAGTCCCGTGCGCTATTCGGTGTGGCTCACCGTCGTCTCCGCCGCCGTCAGCGTCGGCGTAGTCGGCCTCGGGCTCTCACTCGTGACCTTGCGCCGAGCCAGCACCCCTCGCCTGATCTGCGCCGGGGCGCTGACCGGCATCGGCGTGGCGTTCATGCACTACCTCGGCATGGCCGCCGTCCGCTTCCAGGGCGACATCGGCTACGACCCCTTGTTGGTCGCCGTGTCCCTGGTCATCGCCGTAGTCGCCGCCACCGCCGCTTTGTGGTTCACCATCGTCGTCCGCGCCACCCTCGCCCGCCTCGGCGCCGGCGCCGTCATGGCCGTCGCCGTCACCGGCATGCACTACACCGGCATGGCCGCCGTGCACGTCGTCATGATCCCCACCCAGACCCTGCCGCCCGCCGTCGACGGCTTCGACCTCGTGTTCCCCGTCTTCCTGGCCAGCGGCCTGATCGTCGCCGCCCTCCTGTGGGCCCTGTTCACCACCGGCACCCCCGGCCTCGACCGCCCGTCGACTCACGCCGTCCGCTGA
- a CDS encoding sensor histidine kinase, with product MARRPWTLRTRLLVSLLAFAAVGLALFGAVTGILLRESLLGRIDAQLQESVAKSVDRNRPPPHPLPTNNFPSLPTSFRVYFFDPDGSAGFAQTPDRNETAMPQLPTMTIASVKQHGQQPFTTDDVSGNATWRVIVAVQAPNPWQPGGGTVAVAAMLSDTESTVVNTAWIEVASGAVLLLLLGLTGLVVVRVGLRPLTRIEHTAQAIAAGELDRRVADTDQRTETGRLGASLNVMLARISAALTDSARSEQRLRRFVADASHELRTPLTSIRGFAELYRRGGAPSSADVERLMARIESEAIRMGLLVEDLLMLARLDQERSLDFAEVDLLVVAADAVHDARAATPERDIVLEAPHGAVRVIGDEDKLRQVVMNLVTNAVTHTPADAAVRVAVRQERTRPSTHAVAVAGGDLPRTSRFAVLEVIDSGPGIPEDQGKLVFDRFYRADQARSRASGGSGLGLAITAAILEAHAGRIELLSQPGQGTRFRVLLAPA from the coding sequence ATGGCCCGCCGCCCCTGGACGCTGCGCACCCGCCTTTTGGTGTCGCTACTGGCGTTCGCCGCGGTCGGGCTGGCGTTGTTCGGTGCCGTGACGGGAATCCTGCTGCGTGAGTCGTTGCTGGGCCGGATCGACGCCCAGCTGCAGGAGAGCGTTGCCAAGAGCGTCGACCGCAACCGGCCGCCGCCGCATCCGCTGCCCACCAACAACTTCCCGTCGCTGCCGACGAGTTTCCGGGTCTATTTCTTCGATCCGGACGGCAGCGCCGGCTTCGCCCAGACGCCGGACCGCAACGAGACCGCCATGCCTCAGCTGCCGACGATGACCATCGCCTCGGTGAAGCAGCACGGCCAGCAGCCGTTCACCACCGATGACGTCAGCGGCAACGCGACGTGGCGGGTGATCGTCGCCGTGCAGGCGCCGAACCCGTGGCAGCCGGGCGGCGGAACCGTTGCCGTGGCGGCAATGTTGAGCGACACCGAGTCCACTGTGGTCAACACGGCGTGGATCGAGGTTGCTTCGGGCGCGGTTCTGTTGCTACTGCTCGGATTGACCGGGTTGGTCGTGGTACGCGTAGGGCTGCGGCCGCTGACCCGGATCGAGCACACCGCGCAGGCCATCGCCGCCGGCGAGCTCGACCGGCGGGTCGCCGACACCGATCAGCGGACCGAGACCGGCCGCCTCGGCGCCTCCTTGAACGTCATGCTGGCCCGGATCTCGGCCGCGTTGACCGACAGCGCCCGCTCCGAGCAGCGACTGCGCCGCTTCGTCGCCGACGCTTCGCACGAGCTGCGCACGCCGCTCACCTCCATCCGTGGCTTCGCCGAGCTGTACCGGCGGGGCGGCGCGCCGTCGTCGGCCGACGTCGAGCGGCTGATGGCCCGTATCGAGAGCGAGGCCATCCGCATGGGGCTGTTGGTCGAGGACCTGCTCATGTTGGCCCGCCTCGACCAGGAGCGGTCGCTCGACTTCGCCGAGGTCGACCTCCTCGTCGTCGCCGCCGACGCCGTGCATGACGCCCGCGCCGCCACCCCCGAACGCGACATCGTCCTGGAGGCCCCGCACGGCGCCGTCCGCGTCATCGGCGACGAGGACAAGCTCCGCCAGGTCGTGATGAACCTCGTCACCAATGCCGTCACCCACACCCCCGCCGATGCCGCCGTCCGCGTCGCCGTCCGGCAGGAACGCACCCGCCCCAGCACCCACGCCGTCGCCGTAGCCGGCGGCGACCTCCCCAGGACCTCCCGCTTCGCCGTGCTGGAAGTGATCGACAGCGGCCCCGGCATCCCCGAGGACCAGGGCAAACTCGTCTTCGACCGCTTCTACCGCGCCGACCAGGCCCGTTCCCGCGCCAGCGGCGGCTCCGGCCTGGGGTTGGCCATCACCGCCGCCATCCTGGAGGCCCACGCCGGCCGCATCGAGCTGCTCAGCCAGCCCGGCCAGGGCACCAGGTTCCGAGTGCTGTTGGCCCCCGCCTAA
- a CDS encoding response regulator transcription factor, producing MGTPSVTPPPTVLVVDDEPNILELLSAALRLSGFDVHAADTGVAALSTAAQVRPDIVVLDVMLPDYDGFTLARMLRAGNDRVPVLFLTARDSVEDRIAGLTAGGDDYVTKPFSLEEVVLRLRAILRRTHALDDPEPNDGRLRYADLELDEDAHEVRRDGREIRLSPTEFNLLRYLLVNAEKVVSKTQILDRVWNYDFGGDSRIVESYISYLRRKVDGSGQPLLHTIRGVGYTLRLPRAEV from the coding sequence GTGGGCACTCCGAGCGTGACGCCGCCGCCGACCGTCCTGGTCGTCGACGACGAGCCGAACATCCTGGAGCTGCTGTCGGCCGCGCTGCGGCTGAGCGGCTTCGACGTGCACGCCGCCGACACCGGCGTGGCGGCGCTGTCCACGGCGGCCCAGGTCAGACCGGACATCGTGGTGCTGGACGTGATGCTGCCCGACTACGACGGGTTCACCCTGGCGCGCATGCTGCGGGCCGGCAACGACCGGGTGCCGGTGCTGTTCCTGACCGCCCGCGACTCCGTCGAGGACCGTATCGCCGGCCTCACCGCCGGCGGCGACGACTACGTGACCAAACCGTTCAGCCTGGAGGAGGTCGTGCTGCGGCTGCGGGCCATCCTGCGCCGCACGCACGCCCTCGACGATCCCGAGCCCAACGACGGCCGGCTGCGCTACGCCGACCTGGAGCTGGACGAGGACGCGCACGAGGTGCGCCGCGACGGCCGGGAGATCCGGTTGTCCCCCACCGAGTTCAACCTGCTGCGCTACCTGTTGGTCAACGCGGAGAAGGTGGTCAGCAAGACGCAGATCCTGGATCGCGTGTGGAACTACGACTTCGGCGGCGACAGCCGGATCGTCGAGTCGTACATCTCGTACCTGCGGCGCAAGGTGGACGGCTCGGGTCAGCCGCTGCTGCACACCATCCGCGGCGTCGGCTACACGCTGCGGCTGCCGCGGGCCGAAGTCTGA
- a CDS encoding ArnT family glycosyltransferase has product MTTAAEATAPPAGPATQIESPGRRPRWRTYALGAILLGATVLYGWDIWGSGWGNEFYSAAVKSMSQGLTNFVFGSFDPAGVVTVDKPPMGLWPQVVSVWIFGWHAWALALPQALEGVAAVFLLHRTVRRWAGENVALIAAAALALTPITVAIDRVNNPDAALTLLCVAAAYAFTRSVEVGITARSATKWLLQAAFWVGCGFLTKSLAAWMIVPALAVGYLFGRNASWGRRIVDLLAAGGVLLASSFWWVLLTVVWPSPKPYVGGSTDGGELSLIFGYNGLGRVFGENIGRGGGAGAGGFPGGAGPGAGTGGAAGGGFPGGGGFPGGGRGGGGFGGFAEGNGITRMFGEQVGGQISWLMPLGLFVLAVVAVTGVLAWRRKLPADHQRRAGWFMWGTWLIVLSLVFSFQQGIFHQYYTTQLAPAIAALAGAGLALLWRHYRQPTGFSWLLLPAGIVITAVWAWVLVSRDTSWNGWLRYAVAAVAAIAVLGLVLAKLLNAAGARVAAVLGIVAVLLAPGVWSAAAAVDSGSAGGPGGLATAGPPGGGFGGAPGGRRGGGQGGFPGGQGGAGGFPGGQQLSPEQLEQLEQRFRGGGGRGGSTLTAEDKKILDYVVKNAPNAKIKLAVEGGAMASETFIVNSDVTVIGMGGFMGTDNSPSVDLLKQWQSEGSLGFVLAGGAGGFGGRGGGVAQERTQWVQQNCKVVPASAYGGGTQTLYDCLTK; this is encoded by the coding sequence ATGACGACGGCCGCGGAAGCGACCGCGCCACCGGCCGGCCCGGCGACTCAGATCGAGTCGCCGGGCCGTCGGCCGCGCTGGCGTACGTACGCGCTGGGGGCGATCCTGCTGGGCGCCACGGTGTTGTACGGGTGGGACATCTGGGGATCCGGCTGGGGCAACGAGTTCTACTCGGCGGCCGTGAAGTCCATGTCGCAGGGCCTGACCAACTTCGTGTTCGGCTCGTTCGACCCGGCCGGCGTGGTCACCGTGGACAAGCCGCCGATGGGCCTGTGGCCACAGGTCGTGTCGGTGTGGATCTTCGGCTGGCACGCCTGGGCGTTGGCGCTGCCGCAGGCGCTTGAGGGCGTGGCGGCGGTCTTTCTGTTGCACCGCACGGTTCGGCGGTGGGCCGGCGAGAACGTGGCGTTGATCGCCGCGGCGGCGCTGGCCCTGACGCCGATCACCGTGGCCATCGACCGGGTCAACAATCCCGATGCCGCTTTGACGCTGTTGTGTGTCGCGGCGGCGTACGCGTTCACGCGGTCGGTCGAGGTCGGCATCACGGCCCGTAGTGCGACGAAGTGGTTGCTTCAGGCGGCTTTCTGGGTCGGGTGTGGGTTCCTGACCAAGAGCCTGGCGGCGTGGATGATCGTGCCGGCGCTGGCCGTTGGCTATCTGTTCGGGCGCAACGCTTCGTGGGGCCGGCGGATCGTCGACCTGTTGGCGGCCGGTGGTGTGCTGCTGGCGAGCTCGTTCTGGTGGGTGCTGCTGACGGTCGTGTGGCCGAGCCCGAAGCCTTACGTGGGCGGCAGCACGGACGGTGGCGAGCTGTCGCTGATCTTCGGCTACAACGGGCTGGGCCGGGTGTTCGGTGAGAACATCGGCCGCGGTGGCGGGGCGGGCGCGGGCGGCTTCCCAGGCGGAGCGGGCCCCGGTGCCGGAACCGGTGGTGCGGCCGGCGGTGGCTTCCCCGGCGGCGGTGGTTTCCCGGGTGGCGGCCGTGGTGGCGGGGGCTTCGGTGGCTTTGCCGAGGGCAACGGCATCACGCGCATGTTCGGCGAGCAGGTCGGCGGTCAGATCAGCTGGCTGATGCCGCTGGGTTTGTTCGTGCTGGCGGTCGTGGCCGTGACGGGAGTGCTGGCCTGGCGGCGAAAACTGCCGGCCGATCACCAGCGGCGCGCGGGCTGGTTCATGTGGGGCACCTGGCTGATCGTGCTGAGCCTGGTGTTCAGCTTCCAGCAGGGCATCTTCCACCAGTACTACACAACGCAGCTGGCCCCGGCGATCGCGGCGCTGGCCGGGGCCGGACTGGCCCTGCTGTGGCGGCATTACCGGCAGCCGACCGGCTTCAGCTGGCTGCTGCTGCCGGCGGGCATCGTGATCACGGCGGTGTGGGCGTGGGTGCTGGTGTCGCGGGACACGTCGTGGAACGGCTGGCTGCGGTACGCGGTGGCGGCCGTGGCGGCGATCGCCGTGCTCGGTCTGGTGCTGGCCAAGCTGCTGAACGCGGCCGGTGCGCGGGTCGCGGCGGTGCTCGGCATCGTGGCCGTGTTGCTCGCGCCCGGTGTGTGGTCGGCGGCCGCGGCGGTCGACTCGGGTAGCGCCGGCGGTCCCGGCGGCCTCGCGACCGCGGGTCCGCCTGGCGGCGGCTTCGGCGGCGCGCCCGGCGGCCGTCGCGGCGGCGGCCAGGGCGGTTTCCCCGGCGGCCAGGGCGGTGCCGGCGGCTTCCCCGGTGGTCAGCAGCTGTCGCCCGAACAGCTGGAGCAACTCGAGCAGCGCTTCCGCGGCGGCGGTGGGCGCGGCGGCAGCACGCTCACGGCCGAGGACAAGAAGATCCTCGACTACGTGGTGAAGAACGCGCCCAACGCCAAGATCAAGCTGGCCGTGGAGGGTGGCGCGATGGCGTCCGAGACGTTCATCGTCAACAGCGATGTGACGGTGATCGGCATGGGCGGCTTCATGGGCACCGACAACTCGCCCAGCGTCGACCTGCTCAAGCAGTGGCAGTCCGAAGGCAGCCTCGGCTTCGTGCTGGCCGGCGGCGCGGGCGGCTTCGGCGGCCGGGGCGGCGGCGTCGCGCAGGAACGCACGCAGTGGGTGCAGCAGAACTGCAAGGTGGTGCCGGCCAGTGCCTACGGCGGCGGCACGCAGACGCTGTACGACTGTTTGACCAAATAG